One segment of Thermoanaerobacter kivui DNA contains the following:
- a CDS encoding amidase domain-containing protein — protein MSTVRKSLVKHIVWLLAVAVIIYSIGIKSNVVKAVDNDLKYQGEITNFIKQWIVNNWSYYYHVNNVDVEIADFKKSGDKVEGIAKVCVTKVLKAQKVGELPYIKGMLRKINMADYDVQLQKEYKINKVLSANSGVLTKEKAQRVVKMLDDRYSELKEYIGVPDESYMILKFEAELRGSNIEENAIKLYAEQMNTFVPAEELIPKSPAEYENAGYKEMESKLIEEGTFAVAALYPYYDRLKARDYANTWTSNATTYCPHNIALQDIAKWNNAKWPYYDCFCHNDCADYVSQALNAGGIPVDPGKWERLKDSSNNWAWTYVPGLKNYMLNQKGYWKRSTWESAAAGGVIVIPDSHVMMIVKNDTIERLFSAHTNDRLKYPYGKNTTWEYYVLWE, from the coding sequence ATGTCAACGGTAAGAAAAAGCTTGGTAAAACACATTGTGTGGCTTCTAGCGGTAGCTGTTATTATCTACAGTATTGGAATTAAAAGTAATGTTGTTAAAGCAGTAGACAATGACCTTAAATATCAGGGGGAAATAACGAATTTTATTAAGCAATGGATTGTAAATAATTGGTCCTATTATTATCACGTAAATAATGTAGATGTTGAAATTGCTGATTTTAAAAAGTCTGGAGATAAAGTTGAAGGAATTGCTAAAGTATGTGTTACTAAAGTGTTGAAAGCACAGAAAGTTGGTGAATTACCGTACATCAAAGGAATGTTAAGAAAAATCAACATGGCTGATTATGATGTTCAACTTCAAAAAGAGTATAAAATCAATAAAGTACTGAGTGCTAATAGTGGCGTACTTACAAAAGAAAAAGCACAGAGAGTGGTGAAGATGTTAGATGATAGGTACTCAGAACTCAAAGAATATATTGGGGTTCCGGATGAATCGTATATGATATTAAAATTTGAGGCAGAACTCAGAGGAAGTAATATTGAGGAAAATGCGATAAAGTTATATGCAGAACAGATGAATACGTTTGTGCCGGCAGAGGAATTAATTCCAAAATCTCCTGCAGAATATGAAAATGCAGGATATAAAGAAATGGAGAGTAAATTAATTGAAGAAGGAACTTTTGCAGTAGCAGCTTTATATCCTTATTATGATAGGCTCAAAGCAAGAGATTATGCGAATACTTGGACCTCCAATGCAACTACTTATTGTCCTCATAATATTGCATTACAGGATATTGCTAAGTGGAATAATGCTAAATGGCCATATTATGATTGCTTCTGTCATAATGATTGTGCAGATTATGTTTCGCAAGCACTAAATGCTGGTGGTATACCTGTTGATCCAGGTAAATGGGAAAGATTAAAAGACAGTAGTAATAATTGGGCGTGGACATATGTTCCTGGTTTAAAAAATTATATGCTTAATCAAAAAGGATATTGGAAGAGATCGACATGGGAAAGTGCTGCAGCAGGTGGTGTTATTGTGATTCCAGATTCGCATGTAATGATGATTGTAAAAAACGATACTATTGAGAGGCTATTTAGCGCACATACTAATGATCGTTTAAAGTATCCATATGGAAAAAATACGACGTGGGAATATTATGTACTTTGGGAATAA
- a CDS encoding type II toxin-antitoxin system Phd/YefM family antitoxin, whose protein sequence is MKTMPVTKVRQNIYKIIEQVRENSEPIQITSRKGNAILIGDLKGKFSRRINIQHRIIYEVLKEKIVKVYK, encoded by the coding sequence ATGAAGACAATGCCTGTAACAAAAGTAAGGCAGAACATATATAAAATAATTGAGCAAGTAAGGGAAAACAGCGAACCAATCCAAATAACTTCTAGAAAAGGCAATGCAATTTTGATTGGGGATTTAAAAGGAAAATTTTCAAGAAGGATAAACATACAGCACAGGATAATATACGAAGTTTTGAAAGAAAAAATTGTAAAGGTTTATAAATGA
- a CDS encoding helix-turn-helix domain-containing protein: MDGFYYDLEGFGKELKNIRKSLRLTQNEVAEQAFINIDTLRKIENGKVMPKQETLDLLSHFYKKDLNEVLLKYRVKDYSTFCKIKNSIENKLESGDFEGLKEDMEKLKTLEEEKMSPYYAKFLRQLLLLSESIYEKAVNKDPHTSLIKLEKAMKVTIPDFSVYNYANFVYSDLEVRILMNIALIFVFEKTEKRQQGLEMLLFCLEALSEEEWEIKIKVYYNISYTYHLLSIYEKSLYYANLGIETCVKNNTLSGLGLLLFRKAIAELNLGREEYKDSLIKSINIFEITGQDKLKKITIESCKKLYNLEITKENGMIVIRNL; the protein is encoded by the coding sequence ATGGATGGATTCTATTACGACCTGGAAGGCTTTGGGAAAGAATTGAAAAACATAAGAAAGTCCTTGAGGCTTACTCAAAACGAAGTTGCTGAACAAGCATTTATAAACATAGATACTTTAAGAAAAATTGAAAATGGCAAGGTAATGCCCAAACAGGAAACCCTGGATTTGCTTTCTCATTTTTACAAAAAAGACCTAAATGAAGTGTTGCTCAAATACAGAGTTAAAGATTACTCTACTTTTTGTAAAATAAAAAACTCTATTGAGAATAAACTTGAAAGTGGAGACTTTGAAGGGTTAAAAGAAGACATGGAAAAATTAAAAACTCTTGAAGAAGAAAAAATGAGCCCTTATTATGCAAAATTTTTGCGCCAACTTCTGCTTCTTTCCGAATCTATTTATGAAAAAGCAGTAAATAAAGACCCACACACATCTTTAATAAAGCTTGAAAAAGCAATGAAAGTAACTATACCTGATTTTTCTGTTTACAACTACGCTAATTTTGTGTACAGTGACTTAGAAGTCAGAATTTTAATGAACATAGCTTTAATATTTGTATTTGAAAAAACGGAAAAACGCCAGCAAGGCCTTGAAATGTTGCTCTTCTGCCTTGAGGCGTTGTCAGAGGAAGAATGGGAAATTAAAATAAAAGTTTACTATAATATCTCATATACTTATCACCTTTTATCCATTTACGAAAAGTCACTCTATTACGCTAATCTAGGCATAGAAACCTGTGTAAAAAATAATACCTTAAGCGGCTTAGGACTTTTACTCTTCAGAAAAGCAATTGCAGAGCTTAACCTTGGCAGAGAGGAATACAAAGATTCCCTCATTAAATCTATAAATATATTTGAAATAACTGGTCAGGATAAGCTTAAAAAAATAACCATAGAGTCCTGTAAAAAACTTTATAACTTAGAAATCACTAAAGAAAATGGTATGATTGTGATAAGGAACTTGTGA